The Hydra vulgaris chromosome 11, alternate assembly HydraT2T_AEP genome contains a region encoding:
- the LOC100208703 gene encoding uncharacterized LOC100208703 isoform X1 → MRSIAAFLLFFAVANAKTLHQSLSKRSPQACSADCPAVCAPACLQICCVAPPPPPPPPPPPPPPPPPPPPPPPPLPLPGNPGPPGRPGPPGGPGPMGPPGPPGPPGPPGNPGQGGLPGQPAPPPPPCPPICPVQCIPTCPQYCCPAKKK, encoded by the exons aTGAGATCTATCGCCGCTTTCCTCCTTTTTTTTGCTGTTGCAAATGCAAAGACTCTACACC AATCACTAAGCAAGAGAAGTCCACAGGCTTGTTCTGCTGACTGTCCAGCTGTGTGCGCACCAGCTTGTTTACAAATTTGTTGTGTAGCTCCACCTCCACCACCACctccaccaccaccaccaccacctccaccaccaccaccaccacctcCACCACCACCACTTCCACTACCAGGAAATCCAGGACCCCCAGGACGCCCAGGACCTCCAGGAGGCCCAGGACCAATGGGACCACCAGGACCACCAGGACCACCAGGACCACCAGGAAATCCAGGACAAGGAGGTTTGCCCGGTCAACCtgcaccaccaccaccaccatgTCCTCCAATTTGCCCTGTTCAATGCATTCCAACTTGCCCACAATATTGCTGTCCAGCCaagaaaaagtaa
- the LOC136086803 gene encoding THAP domain-containing protein 2-like translates to MSGLKKDLRGSECSAYGCKKRKRTAGLRSDSSGSSDEESVVKRKLRRTFHLFPLNEDHKREWILKMHRDNWQPSKSGVICSDHFMERDINRTGQTVRLKNNATPTRFKQFPDHLKKDCLRKMQLTYKTRVRLTAAL, encoded by the exons atgagcggattaaaaaaagatcttcGAGGTTCAGAGTGTTCTGCTTATGGGTGCAAAAAAAGGAAACGAACTGCGGGCTTAAGAAGTGATAGTTCAGGAAGTTCCGATGAAGAATctgttgttaaaagaaaattaagaaGAACTTTTCATTT ATTTCCTTTAAATGAAGACCATAAGAGAGAATGGATTTTAAAGATGCATCGTGATAATTGGCAACCAAGTAAATCTGGTGTTATTTGCTCAGACCATTTTATGGAAAGAGACATTAATAGAACTGGTCAGACAGTTCGACTTAAAAATAATGCTACACCTACTCGATTTAAACAGTTTCCTGACCATCTAAAAAAG gatTGCTTAAGAAAAATGCAACTTACGTATAAAACTCGCGTTCGGCTAACGGCAGCTTTGTAA
- the LOC136087361 gene encoding uncharacterized protein LOC136087361 yields the protein MGPKKNMCVFRGAAKNHLESNFALPLQVDNNCKNGHILFVFINNNESHQLTIEQVNKLYGFNICYSQTKFLVNVSKKWACNFLRDSKRFVDFCNEPFICQATTLPATQSFQSTPNSSKIVSSLSVASSPKHNNILSLPNKISPLLSRLRADQLTPRKKLLKRRLSVFATEIATEKQKHREDVKVLKEKIKTRPRLKHLKEAIARKEKTIRSLRNKLKVQRLNLQLNKLQISNFRLKKELQSTQTKLSTEEVILRQQLADKNVEISVLQNDMLILQEKIEQMQQKIQSTRCKKVYSFDIRALIYDMLECQVPTHSVPQLLHKVGEYFGYRFSDIPHRKTVEQMMRELGIISELQAAEIAFSTKNLTLGFDATTQEGVHVNVVHLTTESSCLVVAIDQLAGGTAYDYMSHITKSVDNLAKLYSDFYQEQYTDVRSTIISNITNTMSDRVTVNHATVTKLNTFWQKSPNELNCHLHPLDTITSAYKSSLQALETSKGKLFGKDCFAANIVVQLNKLRYKDGKGDPKGFVTFLDEHGLPRGLIPRYRGNRLHILFHTCGILIHHYHKLQSFLFSGVVLCGGLRNSLFQDFTSETGIREMCALGLIGKLVTGPWMKKFYVVPGLDYLSGIQVIKNVCNALVESSTKALSLIHRKTDFFGGDLNDPVFQSLIDFCPRTDEMRDALASCLNAIISVIKRQYERQFTMTLTDQLKSQTLSARPHNIDCEELVGMLSAAKQKAPNATICYLSSKIRACKNKTTDFLSKKPTDIQNKLIAWSISSAGKKRLANIQCHEEMKAELIKMGKKIQNKEEKERRKVEKILKKCMPLQVKQLFPDLENYETADIEDILNGDAVGRGICHMWYDADTKSQNMYYGRLLSIKKKIMLSI from the exons ATGGGTCCCAAAAAGAATATGTGTGTGTTTCGTGGTGCAGCAAAAAACCATTTAGAATCAAACTTTGCATTGCCTTTGCAGGTAGATAACAATTGTAAAAATGGGCATATTCTGTTTGTATTCATCAACAATAATGAATCACATCAATTAACTATTGAGCAAGTCAATAAACTTTATGGCTTCAATATTTGCTATAGTCAAACTAAATTTCTTGTTAATGTATCAAAAAAATGggcttgcaattttttaagaGATTCGAAACGTTTTGTTGACTTCTGCAACGAGCCTTTCATTTGTCAAGCAACAACATTGCCAGCAACACAATCATTTCAGTCAACCCCAAATTCAAGTAAAATTGTTTCATCTTTGTCAGTTGCCTCATCTCctaaacataataatattttgtctttGCCGAATAAAATAAGTCCTTTGTTATCCAGGTTAAGAGCTGACCAGTTGACaccaagaaaaaaacttttaaaacggaGATTAAGTGTTTTTGCGACTGAAATTGCTACCGAAAAACAAAAGCATAGAGAGGATGTAAAggtgttaaaagaaaaaattaaaacaaggcCAAGATTAAAACATCTCAAAGAGGCTATTGCTCGCAAAGAAAAGACGATTCGAAGTTTGCGGAATAAATTAAAAGTCCAGCGTCTAAACTTACAGCTGAATAAgcttcaaatttcaaattttcgtttaaaaaaagagCTGCAATCCACCCAAACAAAGCTGTCTACTGAAGAAGTTATCTTACGTCAACAACTTGCTGACAAGAATGTAGAGATTAGTGTCCTGCAAAATGATATGCTTATTTTACAGGAAAAGATAGAGCAAATGCAGCAGAAAATACAAAGCACCAGatgtaaaaaagtttactcATTTGATATTAGGGCACTTATCTATGACATGCTGGAATGTCAAGTTCCTACACACAGTGTGCCCCAACTTCTTCATAAAGTTGGAGAATATTTTGGGTATAGATTTAGTGACATTCCGCATCGCAAAACTGTGGAGCAGATGATGCGCGAGCTGGGTATTATTTCAGAACTCCAGGCTGCTGAGATAGCattctcaacaaaaaatttgactcTTGGTTTTGATGCCACAACCCAGGAGGGTGTTCATGTTAATGTTGTGCACTTAACAACTGAATCTTCATGCTTGGTTGTAGCCATTGATCAGCTTGCTGGTGGTACAGCTTATGACTATATGAGTCATATTACAAAGTCTGTGGATAATCTTGCTAAGTTGTATAGTGACTTTTACCAGGAACAATATACTGATGTACGAAGCACCATTATCAGCAACATAACTAACACAATGAGTGACAGAGTGACAGTGAACCATGCAACTGTAACAAAGTTAAACACTTTTTGGCAGAAATCTCCTAATGAACTGAATTGTCACCTTCACCCATTGGATACAATCACTTCTGCTTACAAGTCGTCACTACAAGCTTTGGAAACTTCAAAAGGGAAGCTTTTTGGTAAAGATTGTTTTGCAGCAAACATTGTTGTTCAGTTAAATAAACTCCGTTACAAAGATGGTAAAG gtgATCCAAAAGGCTTTGTCACCTTTTTGGACGAGCATGGTCTTCCTAGAGGACTTATACCACGCTATAGGGGAAATCGGTTGCACATACTTTTTCATACGTGTGGAATTTTAATACATCACTACCATAAACTTcagagttttcttttttctggAGTAGTGTTATGTGGAGGACTGAGAAATAGTCTTTTCCAAGACTTCACATCTGAAACAG gtatACGCGAGATGTGTGCCCTAGGTTTAATTGGAAAGTTAGTGACTGGTCCCTGGATGAAAAAATTCTATGTTGTACCAGGACTTGACTACTTGTCTGGCATCCAAGTGATCAAAAATGTTTGCAATGCACTTGTTGAAAGCAGCACAAAGGCTCTTTCCCTTATTCACAGAAAAACAGACTTTTTTGGAGGTGATCTCAATGATCCAGTTTTTCAATCACTTATAGACTTTTGCCCAAGGACTGACGAAATGAGAGACGCATTAGCCAGCTGTCTAAATGCTATCATTAGTGTTATTAAGCGTCAGTATGAGCGACAGTTTACTATGACCTTAACTGACCAACTCAAGTCCCAGACATTATCAGCACGTCCACATAATATTGACTGTGAAGAACTTGTGGGTATGTTAAGTGCTGCAAAGCAAAAAGCTCCTAATGCCACAATTTGttatttgtcatcaaaaatTCGCGCATGCAAGAATAAGACAACTgattttctttctaaaaaaccAACtgatatacaaaataaattgataGCCTGGTCTATCTCCTCAGCAGGTAAAAAGCGCTTAGCAAACATACAATGCCATGAAGAAATGAAGGCAGAATTGATTAAAATGggtaaaaagattcaaaataagGAAGagaaagaaagaagaaaagtggaaaaaatattaaaaaaatgcatgcCTCTACAGGTAAAACAACTCTTCCCAGATCTGGAAAATTATGAAACTGCAGATATTGAAGACATTCTCAATGGAGATGCTGTTGGAAGAGGTATATGCCACATGTGGTATGATGCTGACACAAAAAGCCAAAATATGTACTATGGCAGGCTtcttagcattaaaaaaaaaataatgctttctATATAG
- the LOC136087362 gene encoding uncharacterized protein LOC136087362 isoform X3, translating to MRRLFQLIRLNPFLHSTLVLVNILKRLILVKFRSLLDSTLFELLCTNDKCLYSSYLDRYQKISVAAVPSEALVLPPCIFYDSTNRHGFLERGLENARRKLPGSQKKFVWSRKKGINSTRCDTTQLADPELAELSQPAGHSVELQNPKRCPRGFMSCTLCLELSNLDEIEKLYSLRVEEIKASTKLTFCFRQNWVHSSDQPSLSRLMLKFPKFRIIPELTAWLISSKPLIRLFQTQ from the exons ATGAGGCGTTTGTTTCAGCTAATTCGATTAAACCCTTTCTTGCACAGCACCCT AGTACTTGTCAATATACTGAAGAGGTTGATTCTCGTAAAGTTTCGATCTCTACTAGACAGCACATTATTCGAGTTGTTGTGCACAAATGATAAGTGCTTATATAGTAGTTATCTTGATCGGTATCAAAAGATTTCAGTGGCAGCAGTGCCAAGTGAAGCACTTGTACTTCCTCCATGCATTTTTTATGATTCTACTAATCGTCATGGCTTCCTGGAGAGAGGATTGGAAAATGCTAGAAGAAAGTTACCTG gatcacaaaaaaagtttgtttggtCTCGTAAAAAGGGAATCAACTCAACTCGTTGTGATACAACTCAACTGGCAGATCCTGAACTGGCAGAACTGTCTCAACCAGCAGGTCATTCAGTAGAGCTTCAAAATCCTAAAAGGTGCCCCCGTGGATTCATGTCTTGCACATTATGTTTAG aGTTGAGCAACCTCGATGAAATTGAAAAGCTTTATTCATTGCGTGTAGAAGAAATTAAGGCTTCTACAAAGTTAACGTTTTGTTTTCGACAAAACTGGGTTCATTCATCAGATCAACCTTCATTATCTCGACTGATGCTTAAATTTCCGAAATTCAGGATTATTCCAGAACTG aCTGCATGGTTGATATCCTCAAAACCTTTAATCAGACTGTTTCAGACCCAATAA
- the LOC136087362 gene encoding uncharacterized protein LOC136087362 isoform X1, which yields MRRLFQLIRLNPFLHSTLVLVNILKRLILVKFRSLLDSTLFELLCTNDKCLYSSYLDRYQKISVAAVPSEALVLPPCIFYDSTNRHGFLERGLENARRKLPGSQKKFVWSRKKGINSTRCDTTQLADPELAELSQPAGHSVELQNPKRCPRGFMSCTLCLELSNLDEIEKLYSLRVEEIKASTKLTFCFRQNWVHSSDQPSLSRLMLKFPKFRIIPELVFCCQLLCDSFYQISIFRTAWLISSKPLIRLFQTQ from the exons ATGAGGCGTTTGTTTCAGCTAATTCGATTAAACCCTTTCTTGCACAGCACCCT AGTACTTGTCAATATACTGAAGAGGTTGATTCTCGTAAAGTTTCGATCTCTACTAGACAGCACATTATTCGAGTTGTTGTGCACAAATGATAAGTGCTTATATAGTAGTTATCTTGATCGGTATCAAAAGATTTCAGTGGCAGCAGTGCCAAGTGAAGCACTTGTACTTCCTCCATGCATTTTTTATGATTCTACTAATCGTCATGGCTTCCTGGAGAGAGGATTGGAAAATGCTAGAAGAAAGTTACCTG gatcacaaaaaaagtttgtttggtCTCGTAAAAAGGGAATCAACTCAACTCGTTGTGATACAACTCAACTGGCAGATCCTGAACTGGCAGAACTGTCTCAACCAGCAGGTCATTCAGTAGAGCTTCAAAATCCTAAAAGGTGCCCCCGTGGATTCATGTCTTGCACATTATGTTTAG aGTTGAGCAACCTCGATGAAATTGAAAAGCTTTATTCATTGCGTGTAGAAGAAATTAAGGCTTCTACAAAGTTAACGTTTTGTTTTCGACAAAACTGGGTTCATTCATCAGATCAACCTTCATTATCTCGACTGATGCTTAAATTTCCGAAATTCAGGATTATTCCAGAACTGGTGTTTTGTTGCCAACTATTATGTGACTCTTTTTATCAGATATCAATCTTTAGA aCTGCATGGTTGATATCCTCAAAACCTTTAATCAGACTGTTTCAGACCCAATAA
- the LOC136087362 gene encoding uncharacterized protein LOC136087362 isoform X2, with amino-acid sequence MRRLFQLIRLNPFLHSTLVLVNILKRLILVKFRSLLDSTLFELLCTNDKCLYSSYLDRYQKISVAAVPSEALVLPPCIFYDSTNRHGFLERGLENARRKLPGSQKKFVWSRKKGINSTRCDTTQLADPELAELSQPAGHSVELQNPKRCPRGFMSCTLCLELSNLDEIEKLYSLRVEEIKASTKLTFCFRQNWVHSSDQPSLSRLMLKFPKFRIIPELVFCCQLLCDSFYQISIFRV; translated from the exons ATGAGGCGTTTGTTTCAGCTAATTCGATTAAACCCTTTCTTGCACAGCACCCT AGTACTTGTCAATATACTGAAGAGGTTGATTCTCGTAAAGTTTCGATCTCTACTAGACAGCACATTATTCGAGTTGTTGTGCACAAATGATAAGTGCTTATATAGTAGTTATCTTGATCGGTATCAAAAGATTTCAGTGGCAGCAGTGCCAAGTGAAGCACTTGTACTTCCTCCATGCATTTTTTATGATTCTACTAATCGTCATGGCTTCCTGGAGAGAGGATTGGAAAATGCTAGAAGAAAGTTACCTG gatcacaaaaaaagtttgtttggtCTCGTAAAAAGGGAATCAACTCAACTCGTTGTGATACAACTCAACTGGCAGATCCTGAACTGGCAGAACTGTCTCAACCAGCAGGTCATTCAGTAGAGCTTCAAAATCCTAAAAGGTGCCCCCGTGGATTCATGTCTTGCACATTATGTTTAG aGTTGAGCAACCTCGATGAAATTGAAAAGCTTTATTCATTGCGTGTAGAAGAAATTAAGGCTTCTACAAAGTTAACGTTTTGTTTTCGACAAAACTGGGTTCATTCATCAGATCAACCTTCATTATCTCGACTGATGCTTAAATTTCCGAAATTCAGGATTATTCCAGAACTGGTGTTTTGTTGCCAACTATTATGTGACTCTTTTTATCAGATATCAATCTTTAGAGTATAA